Proteins encoded together in one Candidatus Lariskella endosymbiont of Epinotia ramella window:
- the nuoH gene encoding NADH-quinone oxidoreductase subunit NuoH, producing the protein MEVLYQLIIPNLKNIVILLVPLIICVAYLTYAERKIIGWMQLRLGPNIVGPFGLLQPLADALKLMFKEQLIPRNADKILFLLAPIITFSIAMIGWAVIPIGDFVIADINVGVIYLLATSSLGVYGIIIAGWASNSQYAFLGAMRSAAQMISYELAMGCCVVCVLLVTQSLNLREVVIIKSNAPFYLDLLLLPVFVIFFISVLAETNRHPFDMPEAEAELVAGYHVEYSSMAFALFFLGEYANMILMSAITAIFFMGGWLPPFGFDWLSFIPGPLWLVLKICFCLFMFIWVRAALPRYRYDQLMRLGWKVFLPLTFVWLVLISFVITINGYTPVI; encoded by the coding sequence ATGGAAGTCTTATATCAGCTGATTATACCAAATTTAAAGAATATAGTTATTTTGCTTGTGCCACTCATTATATGCGTTGCTTATTTAACGTATGCGGAGCGTAAAATAATAGGGTGGATGCAATTAAGGCTTGGTCCTAATATAGTTGGGCCATTCGGTCTTCTGCAGCCATTGGCTGATGCTTTAAAGCTGATGTTTAAGGAACAGCTTATTCCAAGAAATGCAGATAAAATCTTGTTCCTACTTGCTCCAATCATTACATTTAGCATAGCAATGATAGGGTGGGCTGTGATTCCAATAGGAGATTTTGTAATAGCAGATATTAACGTTGGTGTAATCTATTTGTTGGCGACATCTTCGCTTGGTGTATATGGAATTATAATAGCTGGTTGGGCAAGTAATTCACAGTATGCTTTTCTTGGTGCAATGCGATCAGCAGCTCAGATGATTTCTTATGAACTTGCCATGGGTTGTTGTGTAGTTTGTGTTCTACTTGTAACGCAGTCTTTGAATCTTAGAGAAGTCGTCATAATAAAGTCTAATGCGCCATTTTATCTAGATTTGCTTTTATTACCTGTATTTGTAATATTTTTCATTTCAGTACTTGCTGAAACCAATAGACATCCATTTGACATGCCAGAGGCGGAAGCAGAACTTGTTGCTGGTTATCATGTTGAATATTCCTCTATGGCCTTTGCTCTTTTCTTTCTAGGAGAATATGCGAACATGATACTAATGAGCGCTATTACTGCAATCTTTTTTATGGGGGGATGGCTTCCTCCATTCGGTTTTGATTGGCTGAGTTTCATACCTGGTCCGCTTTGGTTAGTATTGAAAATTTGTTTCTGTTTATTTATGTTCATATGGGTTAGAGCTGCACTGCCGAGGTATCGTTACGATCAGTTGATGAGGCTTGGCTGGAAAGTTTTTCTTCCGCTCACTTTTGTTTGGCTTGTTTTGATTTCATTTGTAATCACCATTAATGGATATACTCCAGTTATATAA
- a CDS encoding acyl-CoA desaturase: MKYAGSGVAGRINWLVAFILIVYPIILASMAFVYLRNRQFGIFELSMLLMGHYCTNISVGVGLHRLWAHGAFKTSKWVEWFLALFTAGVLQGPALMWASDHQRHHAYTDTELDPHSPLKYKNRWLGFLWSHMGWMLIRSDFHIDTMTMRKLGKPVSPLLWQLKHYYKLAIFMNVVVPLVLGYLLTFSLQGAIAAYIFLGLGRAFQQHMTFCVNSLCHYLGARKYTDGTAGDIWWMFFLLLGENWHNFHHAFARDYRNGWKWYQFDVHKWIIYAMSKLGLAWDLIKTPVERIEAKEQEAQSRAMSRLQANLKFIEAAAQRIADGARSYVLNAEKSAHEIAENVREKMKLLESSALNLALKVRSYAAEMNISDEIVMKANKKLRSIERLAESFGIVISGLK, encoded by the coding sequence ATGAAGTATGCTGGATCTGGCGTAGCTGGACGCATTAATTGGCTTGTTGCGTTCATTTTAATAGTCTATCCAATTATTCTTGCTTCCATGGCATTTGTGTATTTAAGAAATCGTCAGTTTGGGATATTTGAACTTTCTATGTTGCTGATGGGGCATTACTGCACGAATATATCTGTTGGTGTTGGGCTGCATAGACTTTGGGCACATGGAGCTTTTAAAACAAGCAAATGGGTTGAATGGTTCTTAGCACTTTTTACAGCTGGTGTGCTTCAAGGTCCTGCTTTGATGTGGGCTTCTGATCATCAGAGGCATCATGCATATACTGATACAGAGCTTGATCCACATTCTCCATTAAAATATAAAAATAGATGGCTTGGTTTCTTATGGTCTCATATGGGCTGGATGCTAATACGTAGTGACTTTCATATAGATACTATGACAATGAGGAAGTTAGGAAAGCCTGTTAGTCCGTTGCTTTGGCAGCTGAAGCATTATTATAAGCTCGCTATTTTCATGAATGTTGTGGTGCCGCTAGTGCTTGGTTATTTGCTGACGTTTAGTTTACAAGGTGCTATTGCTGCTTACATCTTTTTAGGTCTTGGTAGAGCATTTCAACAACATATGACATTTTGTGTCAACTCACTTTGTCACTACCTTGGAGCTAGAAAATATACTGATGGAACAGCTGGAGATATTTGGTGGATGTTTTTCCTGCTGCTCGGTGAAAATTGGCATAATTTCCACCATGCATTTGCAAGGGATTATAGGAATGGATGGAAGTGGTATCAATTTGATGTGCATAAGTGGATAATATATGCTATGTCAAAACTTGGTCTTGCTTGGGATCTAATCAAGACACCTGTTGAGAGAATAGAAGCAAAAGAGCAGGAAGCGCAAAGTCGTGCGATGAGCAGGCTCCAAGCTAATCTCAAATTCATTGAAGCTGCGGCTCAGCGTATAGCAGATGGCGCAAGGTCATATGTATTAAATGCTGAGAAATCTGCTCATGAAATTGCTGAGAATGTAAGAGAGAAAATGAAGCTTCTTGAAAGCTCTGCTTTAAATCTAGCGTTGAAGGTTAGAAGTTATGCTGCTGAAATGAATATCAGTGATGAGATTGTAATGAAAGCAAATAAGAAGTTGCGTTCTATAGAGCGTCTTGCTGAGAGTTTTGGCATAGTTATAAGTGGCCTCAAGTAG
- a CDS encoding disulfide bond formation protein B: MNNKKVIYLELLYRHFYFIALTISAVALLVAYTIEFFGGMMPCNLCIYQRIPYYLLMFLTLFAMLMHSRWHFLYSWYVVICTVVIFSGFSIAIFHFCVESGLISYKSKCISDFSDARSLLDIKNIIENVGIVTCDAKQGVFLGISMVVWHIIYSAVSLAICLLALSYRFCSLTHSSKYGRQDAVKL; encoded by the coding sequence ATGAATAATAAAAAGGTTATTTACCTAGAACTTCTTTATCGACACTTTTATTTTATAGCTCTGACAATAAGTGCTGTAGCACTACTCGTTGCATATACAATAGAATTTTTCGGTGGGATGATGCCGTGTAATTTGTGCATATATCAAAGGATTCCTTATTATCTATTAATGTTTCTGACACTTTTTGCTATGCTTATGCACAGTAGGTGGCATTTTCTATATTCCTGGTATGTTGTAATTTGTACCGTTGTAATTTTCTCTGGTTTTTCAATCGCAATATTTCATTTTTGCGTTGAGAGTGGCTTGATATCATATAAGTCTAAGTGCATCAGTGATTTTAGCGACGCACGTTCATTACTAGACATAAAGAATATTATTGAGAATGTTGGCATTGTAACATGCGATGCGAAACAAGGAGTGTTTTTGGGAATTTCTATGGTTGTTTGGCATATTATCTACTCTGCAGTTTCGCTTGCTATATGTTTGCTTGCTTTATCATATCGATTTTGTAGTTTGACGCATTCTTCTAAATATGGTAGACAGGATGCAGTGAAGCTTTGA
- the glmM gene encoding phosphoglucosamine mutase, giving the protein MTKKLFGTDGIRGKVNQYPMTAEVALKFGMAAGVYLHRAGYRNRALIAKDTRLSGYLIEPAVTAGLISVGVDVTLVGPMPTPAVPMLIKSLRADFGIMISASHNPYYDNGLKLFGNDGYKLGEHCEDKLQQLIICNDFEEHLALPEKLGRAKRLDDAPGRYVEHVKNSFPKDKTLNGMRIVLDCANGGAYRLAPAILWELGAEVISIGCEPNGFNINEGCGAVHMALLSAKVIETRADIGIALDGDADRVIICDELGQVVHVDHVIAAIALSLKERALLNGSSIVVTHMSNSALDEFLAQNGISVYRCKVGDKHVSERMKNSGCNFGAEQSGHIVFSDHSTTGDGILAALQILTLLIEKNCKASDISDIFKLRPQIRKDIGFLGSSPLEDKEIIEKLSKIQNDSSDVRIIVRPSGTEKLIRIMVEGQNSSRMVGVLESIENILSQSV; this is encoded by the coding sequence ATGACAAAAAAACTATTTGGCACTGATGGTATACGAGGAAAAGTAAATCAGTATCCTATGACAGCTGAGGTTGCACTCAAGTTTGGTATGGCTGCCGGTGTTTACCTACATCGTGCTGGTTATAGAAATCGTGCATTAATAGCAAAAGACACTAGACTTTCAGGTTATTTAATAGAACCAGCAGTAACAGCAGGTCTAATCTCAGTAGGTGTTGATGTTACTTTAGTCGGTCCGATGCCAACTCCTGCAGTACCAATGTTAATAAAGTCACTAAGAGCAGACTTTGGCATTATGATTTCAGCTTCACACAATCCTTACTATGATAATGGACTTAAATTATTTGGTAATGATGGCTATAAGCTTGGAGAACATTGTGAGGATAAACTGCAGCAGCTAATCATTTGTAATGACTTTGAAGAACACCTTGCGCTGCCAGAGAAATTAGGCAGAGCTAAACGTCTTGATGATGCGCCTGGCAGGTATGTTGAACATGTAAAAAATTCTTTTCCAAAAGATAAGACTTTAAACGGCATGCGCATAGTTTTGGATTGTGCAAATGGAGGAGCTTATAGACTTGCGCCTGCTATACTTTGGGAGCTTGGTGCTGAAGTTATCTCTATCGGATGTGAGCCAAATGGTTTTAATATAAATGAGGGCTGTGGAGCTGTTCATATGGCTTTGCTATCTGCTAAAGTTATAGAGACTAGAGCAGATATAGGGATAGCATTGGATGGTGATGCAGATAGAGTGATTATATGTGATGAGCTTGGGCAAGTTGTACATGTCGATCATGTGATTGCAGCGATTGCGTTATCTCTAAAGGAAAGGGCGCTATTGAATGGAAGCAGTATTGTTGTTACTCATATGTCAAACAGTGCGCTCGACGAATTTCTTGCTCAGAATGGAATTTCTGTGTATCGCTGTAAAGTAGGAGACAAGCATGTTTCAGAGAGGATGAAAAATTCAGGTTGCAATTTTGGCGCTGAACAATCTGGTCACATAGTATTTAGCGATCATAGCACAACTGGAGATGGAATACTTGCTGCACTTCAGATCCTCACACTTCTAATTGAAAAAAATTGCAAAGCAAGCGACATAAGTGATATTTTTAAATTACGTCCTCAGATAAGAAAAGATATAGGGTTTTTGGGATCCAGTCCGCTTGAAGATAAAGAAATTATAGAGAAGTTAAGCAAGATTCAAAATGATAGTTCAGATGTTAGAATCATAGTTCGTCCTTCTGGGACTGAGAAATTGATACGTATTATGGTAGAGGGACAGAATTCCTCTAGGATGGTGGGAGTGCTTGAATCCATTGAAAATATCTTATCGCAAAGCGTATAA
- a CDS encoding NAD(P)H-dependent oxidoreductase: MGEYMKILAFAGSIRSGSLTEHVLDFALDNIRKKEGYALENFRLADFDIPMFNDIALSKLERNADILKLLEMTHSADAILIACPEYNGSIPGCLKNLIDWLSFNIFQEEGYIQPFVGKICGVLSASPSQFGAVRAVLHLHDILVHLKSVVMPEYLCLPRAAVGKISESDIMALHSYSNNFINFIRKHKS, from the coding sequence ATGGGAGAATATATGAAGATTTTAGCTTTTGCCGGTAGCATACGATCTGGTTCTTTGACTGAGCATGTGCTTGATTTTGCTTTAGACAATATACGCAAAAAAGAAGGTTATGCATTAGAGAATTTCAGACTGGCAGATTTTGACATTCCGATGTTTAATGACATAGCGCTTAGCAAGTTGGAGAGAAATGCTGACATACTAAAGCTGCTGGAAATGACGCATTCAGCTGATGCAATCTTGATCGCATGTCCTGAATATAATGGCTCGATACCAGGCTGTTTAAAGAATCTGATAGACTGGTTATCGTTCAACATTTTTCAGGAAGAAGGTTATATTCAACCATTCGTTGGAAAGATTTGTGGAGTTTTAAGTGCAAGTCCTAGCCAATTTGGTGCAGTTAGAGCAGTGCTTCATCTACATGATATTCTGGTGCATCTAAAAAGTGTTGTGATGCCAGAATATCTGTGTTTACCTCGCGCTGCAGTTGGTAAGATTTCTGAGAGTGATATAATGGCGCTGCACTCATATTCCAATAATTTTATAAATTTTATAAGAAAGCATAAATCCTGA
- the ndk gene encoding nucleoside-diphosphate kinase: protein MIEQTLSIIKPDAIRKNLRSAINQRFLDVGLEIVAAKELHMTQKQAEDFYAVHKERPFFGELVEYMTSGPVVVQVLSGPGAVEKNRHVMGATDPSQAEPGTIRRDFGESIGINAVHGSDSKENAMQEIRFFFGDIV from the coding sequence ATGATAGAACAAACGTTATCCATTATTAAACCTGATGCAATCAGGAAGAATTTAAGATCTGCAATCAATCAAAGATTCTTAGATGTTGGGCTGGAAATTGTCGCTGCAAAAGAATTGCATATGACGCAAAAGCAAGCGGAAGATTTTTATGCTGTGCATAAAGAAAGGCCATTTTTCGGCGAACTTGTTGAGTATATGACTTCTGGACCTGTTGTTGTGCAGGTTCTCTCAGGGCCTGGTGCTGTTGAGAAGAATAGGCATGTTATGGGCGCTACAGATCCAAGTCAGGCTGAGCCAGGAACAATTAGGAGGGATTTCGGAGAAAGTATAGGAATCAATGCAGTACATGGCTCTGATTCAAAAGAAAATGCTATGCAAGAAATCCGATTCTTTTTTGGTGATATTGTGTAA
- a CDS encoding aspartate kinase, whose amino-acid sequence MQVVVKKFGGTSVGNIEKIKRVANIISRSLKSGQKVVVVLSAMSGVTDSLIETIRKVSDLSSPDTSFEYDSILSSGEQVSAGLLALALQSIGLKARSYLGWQLPIKTDGNFSSGNIVEINTAPILQSLSIDEIPVICGFQGVYEGRIVTLGRGGSDTTAAAIAAALNAERCYIYTDISGVYTSDPKIVEKANQIETIAYAEMLEMSMTGAKVLHPRAVEIAMRSNLKMQVLSTFDNAPGTILVSDYNTSSKNYITGIAGRSDIAVLMLPCGDIVDSLTQKIYKLFEYHSLYTEVLQLSAQSLRAMNYLVFIVNKSEINKVQQVFASESQLRGMEYTLNTSVAKIAIVNTNTSKQDSILQKMFQILSEKGINILATTISKVKVAVLVDDIHKELAMRSLHTAFGLDREE is encoded by the coding sequence GTGCAAGTAGTTGTAAAGAAATTTGGAGGAACGTCTGTTGGCAATATCGAGAAGATAAAGCGTGTTGCTAACATAATTAGTCGTTCTTTGAAAAGTGGACAAAAAGTGGTCGTTGTCTTATCTGCAATGTCCGGGGTAACAGATTCTTTAATTGAAACAATACGCAAAGTTTCAGATTTGAGTTCTCCTGATACATCTTTTGAATATGACTCTATCCTCTCATCTGGAGAGCAAGTTAGTGCGGGACTACTTGCACTTGCGCTACAGTCTATTGGCTTAAAAGCAAGGTCATATCTTGGCTGGCAACTTCCAATAAAAACTGATGGAAATTTTTCCAGTGGAAATATAGTTGAAATAAATACGGCTCCAATACTTCAGTCTCTCAGCATCGATGAAATCCCTGTAATATGTGGCTTTCAAGGGGTATATGAAGGTAGAATTGTAACATTAGGGCGCGGCGGGTCAGATACAACAGCAGCTGCCATTGCGGCCGCACTTAATGCAGAGCGATGTTATATATACACTGATATATCAGGTGTTTACACATCAGATCCAAAAATTGTAGAAAAAGCAAATCAGATAGAAACGATTGCTTATGCAGAGATGCTTGAGATGTCTATGACGGGTGCAAAAGTTTTGCATCCAAGAGCTGTTGAAATCGCAATGCGCTCGAACCTTAAAATGCAAGTATTATCAACTTTTGATAATGCGCCGGGAACAATACTGGTGAGTGATTATAATACTAGTAGTAAAAATTACATAACTGGTATAGCTGGCCGAAGTGATATAGCGGTTCTAATGTTGCCATGTGGTGACATAGTGGACTCCTTAACACAAAAAATATACAAGCTTTTCGAGTATCATTCTTTATATACGGAAGTATTGCAACTAAGCGCGCAGAGCCTGAGAGCAATGAATTATTTGGTGTTTATAGTCAATAAGTCAGAAATAAACAAAGTACAGCAAGTTTTTGCTTCAGAATCGCAGCTTCGTGGCATGGAATACACATTAAATACGTCGGTCGCAAAAATTGCTATAGTAAATACTAATACAAGCAAGCAAGATTCTATATTACAAAAAATGTTTCAAATCTTATCAGAAAAAGGTATAAATATTTTAGCTACTACCATCTCGAAAGTAAAGGTGGCTGTTTTGGTAGATGATATACATAAAGAATTAGCCATGCGCAGTTTGCATACTGCTTTTGGTTTGGATCGTGAGGAGTGA